The following is a genomic window from Deltaproteobacteria bacterium.
AGTTTTATCCGACGGCGCGTCCCTGACCTGGGCCATGCCGGACCTTAATCATCTGGAGAGCCCGATGGACTGGAGGCTTATAATAGACGGAGACCTGCCAGGCCAGGTGAACATGGCCAGGGACTCCTCCATTCTCAGGTCCCTCGAGTCGGGGAGCGGCCGTCCGACGCTCAGGCTCTACGGCTGGGACCGGCCCACCATCTCGCTCGGCTATCTACAGGACCCCGGCCCGTTTCTGGGCCTGGGCCTGCCTGTAGTAAGGAGGGTCACGGGCGGCAGGGCGGTCGTCCACTGGCACGAGGTCACCTATTCGGTAACCGGGCTCTCCGACGACACGCTCTTTTCAGGCGGCATTACCGGCGCATATTCCGTTATAAGCGGGTGCATAGCCGCCGCCCTTAAAGACGCGGGGGTCGAGGCCGCGCTTTTCAAGGGCAGATCCGGCGCTGGACGGAGCAGGGCCTGCTTCCAGTCGCCGTCCAGGTTCGAGATCATGGCAGGCGGAAGGAAGCTTGTCGGGAGCGCCCAAAGGCGCTTCAGGCGCGCATTCCTGCAGCACGGCTCAATACTCGTTAGCGCCGACCTGGAGCTTAACGAAAAGGTCTTCGGCCCTGGATTGGCCTCCGCGATGGCCGCTGTGGACGAGTGGAGCGGTATAGGGGCCGGAGAGCTTAAAAACCTGCTTGTCAGGAGGTTTTCCGAGGGGTTCAGTGCATCCTTCGAGGCCTCGGGGCTCTCAAGCTGGGAAGAGAGGCTCGCAGGGGAGCTCGA
Proteins encoded in this region:
- a CDS encoding lipoate--protein ligase family protein translates to MDWRLIIDGDLPGQVNMARDSSILRSLESGSGRPTLRLYGWDRPTISLGYLQDPGPFLGLGLPVVRRVTGGRAVVHWHEVTYSVTGLSDDTLFSGGITGAYSVISGCIAAALKDAGVEAALFKGRSGAGRSRACFQSPSRFEIMAGGRKLVGSAQRRFRRAFLQHGSILVSADLELNEKVFGPGLASAMAAVDEWSGIGAGELKNLLVRRFSEGFSASFEASGLSSWEERLAGELEGGLLLACSGSAPGQAQALDFSRKKNML